The nucleotide sequence TTCATGGCTTTGCAAGCTTCAGCACGCTGGTCAAAGCGGTTGCCCAGTCTCTGGAACAGGCTTGCCAGTTGCTGGAAAAGCTGCCTGCCGGGAGGGCGGTTTCAGTCGCTCAATAAGGGACTGTGTTTACGCACAGTCATGTGTGTAAGCTGCTGCAATTCTTATCCCCGCATCATGTGGACGCTCTTGTGGAAAACTGCGGTTTGAACTGCTGAAACCCGCGCCAGATGGTGCTTTCCACGGATTGCCTAAAAAATGGACGATCCGCCTGAAAATAGTGATTCAAGGGTTTTTACTAGGGGTCTGAGACAAAAAATTCGACAGCAAAAAAGCCCGCAACCAGGTCTGGTTTGCGGGCTTTTTTGTGTGCCTGAGGCTGCCTGAAGGGATGGCCGATAGCGCTTACGCCACAGGCTTGGGAGCTGGGCGCGTGCGGTAGAACTGCATGGGGTGTTCCTGCATTTCCTTGGCATGCTGGTTCATCACCGACTTCTTCATCTTGCCCACCACATGCATCTCGCAGGGCTTGCAGTCAAAGCGCAGCGTGAGCTTTTCCTTGCCGTTGATGAGCTGCAGCGGCTCGGCCTTGATGGTGCCCTTGACGCCAATCACCCCCTTGGCCTGCTTGGGGCACAGGCTCATGGAAAAGCGCACGCAGTGCTTGGTGATCATCAGGCTGACTTCGCCTTCTTCTTCCTTGCTTTCGTAGGCCGCGTCAATCACCTTCACACCGTGCTTCACGTAGAAGTCATGGGCCTTCTGGTTGAACACATTGGCCAGATAGCTGAGCGTGTCTTCGGGGAAGGGAACGGGAGGCTCTACCGGCACGGCGCGGGGCAGGCGCACAAAGCCGGCTTCACGTGCAGCTTCCAGAGCGGCCACCGCCTCGCGGCGCAGCTGGTTCAGAGCCGACGCGGGCACAAACCAGGGCTGCGACAGGTTTAGCGCAATATCGTGCACTTCAAAGACCGTAGCGCCAAAGCGGCCCAGTTGCTCGCGCAGCGTGGCCTCGGCCTTGGCTGCATCGGTGGCGGTCTGGTGTTCATGGGCAATCTCGGCGGCGCCCACAAAGCCATCGTCATCGGTCAGCTGCAGCGCAAAGCCGTTCGCTGTTTCCTTGAACTCGGCCCACAGGCCGATGCGGCGCTCGCTGGATTTTTTCTCCAGCGTACGCACCCATTCCATATCGCGGTTGCGATTGATCTCCAGGCCTTTGCGCAGGTCCTTGAAGGTGGCAATTTCGTTCTTGGGGAACACGCGCCAGATGCCTTTTTTGGCATGCATGCATTCGGCGCGGTTGATGTGCACTCCGACCAGTTCTTTTTGCAGGTCGTAGTAGCACAGGCCATCGCCGTTGTGCAGTTCGGTGGCCTTGTCGCTGGCTTCGATCTCGAACCACTTGTCACCCACTTGCGTGACCCAGCCAATGGCGCGGCCGGGGGTCTTGGGTGTGTCAAAGGCGCCGATATCATCCTGGCGGCCGTTGACAAAGTAGTCGGTGAACTCGCGGTTGAAGTTCTGGTCAGGATCGGGCTCGAAGGTGAACGTGGTGCGGCCCGAAGACGAGCGCGCCAGCGGGGCTTCGGAGAATTCGCGCTCTTCGATGATTTCGTCCAGCAGCTTGCGATAGTGGGCCGTGATGTTCTTCACATAACCCATGTCCTTGTAGCGGCCCTCGATCTTGAAGCTGCGCACGCCGGCGTCAATCAGGGCGCGCAGGTTGTCGCTCTGGTTGTTGTCCTTCATGGACAGCACATGCTTTTCGTGCGCAATGATGCGGCCGCTGGCGTCTGTCACCTCATAGGGCAGGCGGCAGGCCTGGTTGCAGTCGCCACGGTTGGCGCTGCGGCCCGTGTGGGCGTGGCTGATAAAGCACTGGCCCGAATAGGCCACACACAGTGCACCGTGCACAAAGAATTCGATGGTGGTGCGGGCGGGGTCGGTGGCAGCGCGCACGGCGGCGATCTGCTTGAGATCCAGTTCGCGGGCAATCACGATCTGCGACAGACCTGCATCCTGCAGAAAACGCGCTTTCTCGGGTGTGCGGATGTCGGTCTGGGTGGATGCATGCAGCTGGATGGGCGGCATATCCAGCTCCAGCAGGCCCATGTCCTGAATGATCAGCGCATCGGCTCCGGCGTTGTAGATCTGCCATGCCATCTGGCGTGCGCCTTCCAGTTCATCGTCGCGCAAGATGGTGTTGAGCGTGATGAAGATCCGGCTGCCAAAGCGATGGGCATGCTTGATGAGCCGCTCCAGATCGCGGATGTCATTGCCCGCGGTTGCGCGTGCACCAAAGGCGGGGCCGCCGATATAGACGGCGTCCGCTCCGTGGTTGATGGCTTCAATACCGATATCGGCATCACGCGCCGGGGACAGGAGTTCGAGCTGGTGGGGCAGGAGAGACATAGGGGCAGGATTATCTCAGCCCGGCCCGGTTTCGGCACGGCGATGGGTAATCGTTGATCGATAACTGCTTGTATCTCAAAGAACTGCAGGCCAATTTCTGCGTTGCCGAAAGAGAGTGCTTGCTTCGTTGGCTTGTCAATGTCCTCGTGGGCTAAAGGTGCGCGGAAATACCACCGGCCCGCTGCGGTCGGCCAGCCGGTAGCCCATGGCCGGGCGGTTGGACATGCCTTCCACATGCCCAGCCTCGAGCAGAAAGTTTGCGGCCAGCATGCGGGTGCGAAAGCCGCTTTTATCCACGGTGCGGCCCAGCACGGTTTCGTACACCTGCTGCAACTGGGGCAGGGTGAATGGCTCGCTGAGCAGAAAGGCGGGCAGCGAGGTGTATTCAACCTTGCTGCGCAGCCGCTCCACCGCCGTGGCCAGAATTTCGGAGTGGTCAAACGCCAGGCGGGGGTCTGCCAGCAGTTCATCGACATCGAACCAGGCCACATCGGCAGCGTTGGCGCCCTTGGTCAGCGCAATATCGGCCCCGGCAATCAGCGCAAAGTACACATGCGTAGCTGACCAGCCTCGTGGGTCGCGCGCGGCGCTGCCCCAGCTGCCTAGCTGCTCCAGATAAGGGCTGTCCACGGCAGTTTTCTCACGCAGCTTGCGTGCGGCGCAGGCCTGCAGATCGGCATCCAGCTCCACATTCACAAAACCGCCCGGCAAGGCCCAGAGGCTGGGGAAAGGGTCGTCAGGGTGTGCAGGCCGCTGCACCAGCAACACTTTGAGCGACTGCTCAAGAATCGTGAAGATCACCACATCCACCGTCGTGTAGGGGCGGGCAAAGTCCGGGGCCGGTTTGGTGTGACGATGCGTAACGCTCATGAGATACGGCTTGACGGTTTGAATATTGGGTTGTATTGTACAACTTATGTAAGTTGCTTAGTACAACTTATAA is from Comamonas fluminis and encodes:
- a CDS encoding NUDIX hydrolase; protein product: MSVTHRHTKPAPDFARPYTTVDVVIFTILEQSLKVLLVQRPAHPDDPFPSLWALPGGFVNVELDADLQACAARKLREKTAVDSPYLEQLGSWGSAARDPRGWSATHVYFALIAGADIALTKGANAADVAWFDVDELLADPRLAFDHSEILATAVERLRSKVEYTSLPAFLLSEPFTLPQLQQVYETVLGRTVDKSGFRTRMLAANFLLEAGHVEGMSNRPAMGYRLADRSGPVVFPRTFSPRGH
- a CDS encoding peptidase U32 family protein, translating into MSLLPHQLELLSPARDADIGIEAINHGADAVYIGGPAFGARATAGNDIRDLERLIKHAHRFGSRIFITLNTILRDDELEGARQMAWQIYNAGADALIIQDMGLLELDMPPIQLHASTQTDIRTPEKARFLQDAGLSQIVIARELDLKQIAAVRAATDPARTTIEFFVHGALCVAYSGQCFISHAHTGRSANRGDCNQACRLPYEVTDASGRIIAHEKHVLSMKDNNQSDNLRALIDAGVRSFKIEGRYKDMGYVKNITAHYRKLLDEIIEEREFSEAPLARSSSGRTTFTFEPDPDQNFNREFTDYFVNGRQDDIGAFDTPKTPGRAIGWVTQVGDKWFEIEASDKATELHNGDGLCYYDLQKELVGVHINRAECMHAKKGIWRVFPKNEIATFKDLRKGLEINRNRDMEWVRTLEKKSSERRIGLWAEFKETANGFALQLTDDDGFVGAAEIAHEHQTATDAAKAEATLREQLGRFGATVFEVHDIALNLSQPWFVPASALNQLRREAVAALEAAREAGFVRLPRAVPVEPPVPFPEDTLSYLANVFNQKAHDFYVKHGVKVIDAAYESKEEEGEVSLMITKHCVRFSMSLCPKQAKGVIGVKGTIKAEPLQLINGKEKLTLRFDCKPCEMHVVGKMKKSVMNQHAKEMQEHPMQFYRTRPAPKPVA